The Streptomyces fungicidicus nucleotide sequence CGTTCGCGCATGGCCTCGCGCCCCACCTGGAGGGTGTGCGCGAGCGCGGGCAGGTCACCGGTCGAGAGGTTCTTCCGCTCGATCCAGTCCGCGAGTTGCGCCGCCTTCTGTCGCAGGCGCTCGGTGGTGCGGGCGGACAGGACGACCGGAACGGGTCCGTGCGAGGCGGCGGCGGGGTCCGGCAGGTCGTCCGGCTTCGGCCGGTACTCCTCCAGGACCAGGTGCGCGTTGGTGCCGCCCGCCCCGAAGGAGGAGATGCCGGCGGTCCGCGGGAGCTCGCGCTCCTCTCCGTCGACGGTGACGAGCGGACGTGTCCAGTCGGCGAGTGTCTGCGGGACCGTGAAAGGCGTGCTGCCGAAGTCGATGTGGGGGTTCAGCCGGGTGGAGTGGAGCGAGGGGGCGATCTTGCCGTGCCGCATCTGGAGCAGCACCTTGGTGAGCCCGGAGATTCCGGCGGCGCTCTCGGCGTGGCCGATGTTGCTCTTGACCGATCCGATCGCGCAGCGCCGGCCGTCGCGCGCGTGCTCGCCGAAGGCACGGGTGAGTCCGGCGACCTCGATGGGGTCGCCGAGTGCGGTTCCGGTGCCGTGCGCCTCGATGTAGCCGACCGTCGCCGGGTCGATCCCGGCCTGTCGCCAGGCGTCGGTGATCACGCGGGCCTGGGTGGCGGGGCTGGGCACGGAGTAACCGTTCGTCCGTCCGCCGTGGTTGACGGCGACGCCCCGGATGACCCCGTGGATGTGGTCCCCGTCCCGGACCGCCCGTTCCAGTGGCTTCAGCAGGACGGCGCCCACGCCTTCACCCGGTACGTATCCGTCGCCCCCCTCACCGAAGCTTTCGCACCGGCCCGTGCTGGAAACGAATCGGCTCCGGCCGAGGAGCAGGTACTTGTTGGGGTGCACCGACACGTTGACCCCGCCGGCGATCGCCATGTCGCAGGCACCGGACCGGATGCTCTGACACGCCAGGTGGACGGCGGTCAGCGAAGAGGAGCACATGGTGTCGACGCTCAGGCTCGGGCCGTGGAAGTCGAAGCAGTACGAGACGCGGTTGGCGACGGCCGAGATGTTCCCGGACACGGTCACCGGATTGCCGAGGATCTGCTCCTGGGCTCCGTACAGCTGGTATTCCGCGTACATCACGCCGACGTAGACGCCGATGGCGGGCGCACGGCCGGAGTCCACCGGCGCCTTCAGACGGTCCGGGGTGTATCCGGCGTCCTCGACGGTCTCGTGTACGCACTGGAGGAACAGGCGCTCCTGAGGATCCATCGTCTCGGCCTCGGCGGGCGAGATGTTGAAGAACAGCGGGTCGAACTCGTCGACGCCGTCCACGAATCCGCCCCACCTGCTGTACGTCTTGCCGGGCGCGTCCGGGTCCGGGTCGAAGTACGCCCGGTGGTCCCACCGGTCGGCCGGTATGTCGGTGACGCAGTCGCGTCCGGCGGCGAGATTCGCCCAGAACTCGTCCACGGAGCGGGCCTTGGGGTAGCGCCCGGCGAGTCCGATGATCGCGATGTCCAGCCCCTCCCGCCCGGGTTGAGCGGGCCCGGCGCCGGACGCCGGGGCTGAGGACGGCTCGGCCTTCCGTGCCGACCACCTCGTCGACGCCAGGGGTTTGCGTCGCAGGGGGCCCGTGGCACGGGCACCGCCACGGGGGGTGGGCGCATCCGCGGCGGGGGTGCCGGCGGCCGCGTCCGCAGTGCTCTCCCCGAGGAGAGCGGCCACCTCGGAACGCCGGGTGGCGACCAGGTGCCGGGCCAGTTCGCGGGGCGTGCCGAACTCGAAGAAGAGGGTGGTGGGCAGCGCCCCGAGGGCCGCCTCCATCCGCGCCGTCATCGCCATCGCCATGACCGAGTCGAGGCCGAAGCTCTCGAAGGCCGCCCGGGCGTCGACGCGGGCGAGGGGGAGCTTGGTGACCTCGGACAGAAGGCGCTCGAGGTACTCGCTCGCCCTCTCCTCGAGCAGGTCACTGTCGTAGTGCGTCACGAGTCCGTCCCATCGGTGGAGAAGGCGGGCAGCTTCCGCTGCGTCGGGCCCGGGGTCTTTCCCCGGGGGCGGTCGGCGGGAGGAGCCGGAACCCTCACCCGGCTGTGCCCGGAGCTCAGGATCCGGTGGAGGTCCCCCGTCTCCGCCGGGTCCGTCGGGCCCTCGTCCCCCAGTGGCCACAGAACGGACTGGCTGTGACCGAACCGCTCGCCTTGGGCGACGAGGTCCCGCCGGTACCGCGTGTAGGCGTTCAGGAAGGCGTGGGCGGCGGCTCCGTCGACCCGGCCGACGCCACCGTCCTCCCCACAGGGGGAGGAGAACGTCACGAAGAAGTCCAGCGGGAGCGACCGGGTCGCGGCGTCCAGGTTCACCACACCGGCCGCCGTCGCGGCCAGGCCGTCGCGGAAGCCGCGGTCCGAGGTGTCGGCGATGAGCGCGCCGTCGGCGGCCCCGGCAGCGTGGATGACACCGTCGATCGCCCCGTGGCGCTCCAGGATCCGCGCGATGAGCGCGTCCGTCTCGGAGGGGCTGGAGATGTCGGCTCGCTCATGGCGCACCGTGCCGACGGCGGCAGGCTTCCGCGACACCTCGAGGGAGTCGGGGTCCAGCGGGGAGCGGCCGGCGAGGATGACGGTGGCGTTCCCCGTCTGTGCGGCGATCTCCCGCGCGACCGCATGTGCGAGCGCGCCCGCCCCGCCCGTGACGAGATAGACGCCGTTCTCCTTCCACGGCGGTGTGTCAGGGCCGCCGGGGGCCCGGTACTCGGCCCAGACCGGTACCTCGCGGCGGCCTTCGACGTAGCGTACGAGCGTCTCCTCGGGGCAGCCGAGGTTCTCGCGGACCCGCAGCGCTGCGCGCTCGGGGGTGTCCGTCCGGTCCAGCACGACGACCTGGCCGGTGACGGCCGGGTTCTCGAGACCGGCCGTCCTGAGGACGGCCGCGAGTCCGCTCAGCAGCGTCGCGTCGGGCGTTCCGGGAACCACCAGCTGGACATGGTGCCGGCCGGTGGCTTCGCGCGCGAGGGAGCGCAGGTGTCCCAGAACCTGCACGGCGTAAGCGGTGTACCGGGCCTCCGGTGTCTTCTCCTCGCTGGTCAGGAGGAGCACATCGGCGGCGTCGCCCCGCAGGAGGGGCTCGAGTCCGGGCAGTCCGGCGAGCAGCACGGTCGGGCGAGCGGCGGGGAGTCCGTGCGGCCGGCCGGGTGCGGGGCGGACCTGCCACCGCTCGCTCAGCAGGAGCGGCTGTCCGGCGGGGGCCTCCGTCACCCCGGCCGCGGGAGTGCCGCCGTCCACCCCGGCGGTACCGGACCCGTCGATCGAGAGTCCGCCGATCCGGACGCGGACCCGGCCCTGCTCGTCGGCCAGGTCGAGGTCGAAGCCGGGGACCGGCGCGTGTCCGGCCCGCTGTGCGCAGGGACGGACCCAGGCCCACATCGAGGGCGTGCAGGCGTCGAGAACGAGGACTTCCTCGATGGAGCGGACGACCGGGGGGTCACCGCCGTCGGACGTCCGCTGCCGTCCGGGCCCGCTGAGGGCGTCGGAGCATGCCCGCACCGCGGCGTCGAGCAGGCCGGGGTGCAGCACGAGACCGTCCTCCGTGTCGCGCGCGGGGTCCGGCAGCACCAGCCGGACGAGGGCCTGCCCGTGTCCGGTCCAAACGGTTCGGACGGCACGGTGGCGCCCGTCGTCCCTGGTGGCCGGTTCCGGTGTCCCGCAGTTCCTGCGCAGGGCGGGCAGGTCGAGCACGGTCTCCTCGGCTCCTTCTGCGAAGTAGAGGACGCCCGCGCCGTGTTCGACGGCGTCGGGGCCGCCGTCCCCGCCCGGCGGTGTGCTCGTGATCCGGAAGCGGATGTCGCCGTCGTCCTGCGGTCGCAGCCCGATGTGCACCTCGCGGTGCCCGTCGCCCGGGTCGAGTGGCTGCGCGAACACGATGTCGCGCAGCACGACGGGCGCCGAGGGGTCGACGACGGCTCGGCTGCTGAGGCAGCTCGCGGCCACGGCCATCTCCAGGAAGGCCGCGCCGGGCACCGGCTGGGCGGCGCGTCCGCCGAGGAAGGGCTCGTCTCCGGTCAAGTGGGAGGTGAAGCGCTGCTCGGTGAAGTCGGACGTGTTGACCTGCGCGAGCGGATGCAGCGGCGCGGGTCCACCCGGCCCGGTCCGCCCGGCGGCGGGGAGCCCGTCGAAGGCGGAGTACCGCTCGGCCGCGAAGGGGTAGGTCGGCAGCGCGACCCGTCGTGGAGCCACGGTGCCGTGAAGGGACCGCCAGTTCACGGGCACACCGCTGACCCACAGTTCGAGGAGCTTGTCGTACTTCCCCTTCTCCGCCCACGCCGCGATCATCACGTCGAGGTCGGAGTCAGGCGCGAACAGGGTCAGTGTGCGGGCGGCGTCGTTGACCGAACCCCGGACGATCTCACCGCCCGCGAAGTCGTCGGCCAGGAACCGGCCGAGCCGGTGAACCAGGTCGGACACGGAGTGGGCGACGACACCCAGTCGTTCCTCCCTCGCCTCGCGGCCGACCTGCAGGGTGTGGGCGATGTCCGCGAGGGCGAGGTCCGCGTGTTCGGGGCGGCCCAGCCACTCCACCAGCTGCTCGGCCCGAGCCCTCAGCTGCTCGGTCGTGCGGGCGGACAGCGGTATCACGGCCCGCGGGTCGCCGCCGGCCGGTGCGGGCCGGGGCGGGCTGTCGGGGAGGTACTCGGCCATCACGACGTGCACGTTGGAGCCGCCCGCTCCGAATGCGGACACACCCGCGACGCGCGGCAGCACGCCACGCGTGCCGTCGTCCGCCACGGGGGCCGGCCAGTCGGCGAGCTCCCGCTGCACCACGAACGGGGTCTGCTCGAAGTCGATGTGGGGGTTGAGCGTCGAGGCGTGCAGGGACGGAGCCAGCAGGCCGTGCCGGAGCTGGAGCAGGACCTTGGTGATGCCGGCGATGCCGGCCGCGCTCTCGGCGTGCCCGATGCTGCTCTTCACCGAGCCGATCGCGCAGAACCCCCGGTCGTCGGTGTAGGGCCCGAACGCCTTGCACAGGCCGGCGATCTCGATCGGGTCGCCCAGGGAGGTGCCGACGCTGTTGGCGTCGACGTAGCTCACGTCCCGGGCGTCCACACCCGCCCGCCTCAGGGCCTCGCCGATGACCTCGGCCTGCCCCACCGGTTCCGGCACCGAGTAACCGCTCGTCCTGCCGCGGTGGTTGGCGGCGGTGCCCTTGATGACTCCGTAGATCCGGTCGCCGTCGGCGACGGCGCGTGCCAGCGGCTTGAGGAGGATCGCGCCCACGCCCTCCCCCGGCGCGTATCCGTCGCCTCCGGCGCCGAAGCTGGCGCAGCGTCCGTCGCTCGACGCGAGACGGCCCTGGCTGAGGAGCAGGTACTTGTTCGGGTGCAGCGAGAGATTCACCCCGCCGGCGACCGCCGTGTCGCAGTCGCCCGACTCCAGGCTCCGGCAGGCCAGATGCACGGCCATCAGCGACGACGAGCACATCGTGTCGACGCTCATGCTGGGGCCGTGGAAGTCGAACACGTGGGACACCCGGTTCGCGACGGACGCGGAACTGCCCGAGACGACCGGTGCCGTGCCGGTGTCCTGCGCCAGGGCGCCGTGGAGCTGGTACTCCTGGTACATCACCCCGACGAAGACACCCACGCGGCCGTCGAGGAGGTTCCCGGTACGGTCCTTGCCCGTGTTCCGGACGTACCCGGCGTCCTCCAGAGTCTCGTGCACGCACTGGAGGAACAGCCGCTCCTGCGGGTCCATGATCTCCGCCTCGCGCGGGGAGATGTTGAAGAACTGCGGGTCGAAGTCGTAGGCGCCGTCCAGGAATCCGCCCCACTTGGTGTAGGACCTGCCCGGTGTCCCCTTGCGCGGGTCGAAGAAGCGCCCGTGGTCCCAGCGGTCGCCCGGGATCTCGGTGACGCAGTCCTTGCCGGCGGCGAGGTTCTGCCAGAACTCCCGCACGTCGCGCGCCTGGGGGTAGCGGCCCGCCAGTCCGATGATCGCCGTATCGCCGGTTGCCGTGACCGGGGCCGGTCCGGCGCCGCGTCCCGCCGGAGCGGCGGCGGACACGTGCCGGGTCCGCTCCGTCCAGGGGACGGGCCGCTCGGAGGCGCCCGGAGCGACGGCCGGGATCCGCCGGGCCCCGCCTCCCGGGGGAAGGAGCTGCACGACCTCCCGGGGGCGGGTCTCCAGGAGGTGTCGGGTCAGCGCGGTGATGGTCCGGTGCTCGAAGAACAGGGTCTTCGGGAGCGGGCCGAAGACTTCCTCGAGGGTGCGGGTCATCTCCATCGTCATGACGGAGTCGACGCCGTAGTCCTCCAGGGGTGCCTCGGCGTCGATCCTGTCGGCGGGCAGGTCGATGACCGATGCGAGGAGCCGCTTGAAGTACGCCACGGCCTGCTGCGCGGTGGTCTCGTCGAGCCCTTCCGCGAGCGGGGGCGCCCCGTTCCCGTCCGGGTCCTGAGCCGCGGCGTCCGGCGAGGGTGCGGGCCGGGGCGCCGGACCGTCGACGAGAAGCCCGGCGAGCAGCGTCCGCGCGATCCTCCGGCGGTCGCCCGAGACCACCATCACCTGGTCGGACTGTGACTCCAGGGCAAGGTACAGGGCGCGCAGCCCTTCCTCGTCCCGCAGTGGAACGAGCCCGAAGCGGTCCCGCAGCGAACGCTCGGTCGCCGCGTCGACGCCCATCCCGCCGTCGGCCCACAGGGGCCAGGCGACCGACAGGGTCCTCCCCCGCCGCTCGCCCCGGGCCATCAGGGTGTTGCGGTGCGCCGCGAAGGCGTCCATGAACGCGTTCGCGGCCGCGTAGTCGGCCTGCCCGACATTGCCCAGGGCCCCCGCGACCGAGGAGAAGGCGACCAGGAAGTCGAGGTCCGCGTCCTGCGTGGCCTCGTCCAGGTGCACCAGTCCGGCGACCTTGGGCGCCAGCACCCGGGCGAACTCGTCCGCGTCCTTCCTGACGACGAACGCGTCGCATGTGAGCCCGGCGGCGTGCAGGATCCCGTCGATCCGGCCGTACCGCTCCCGGGTCTCCCGCACGAGCCTCACGACGTCGTCCCTGACCGCCATGTCGGCCTGCGCGTAGACCGCCTCCGCGCCGTGCTCCCGCAGCCGTTCCAGCAGTGCTTCCCTGCGCGCGTCATGGGGCGCCCGGCCGGCGAGCACGATCCGGGCCCCACTGGTCCGCTCCGCGATGTCCCGGGCGCACACCGTGCCCAGGCCGCCGGCGCCCCCGGTGATCAGATAGACACCGCCGTCCTTCCAGGGCGTCACCGCCGTACGGCGGTCCACGTCCTCCTCGCGCCACTTCAGGACCTGGCGGAGGCCGTCCAGGTACCGCACACCGAAGTCGGCGAGCGCCGCGCGCTCCGCCGTCACACGGGAGGCGGCACGCTCCGGAGCGTCGCGGGGGTCGACCAGCACCGTCTGGCCGAGCAGCCGCGGGTTCTCCAGCCCGGCCGACCTCAGGACGGCGGCCAGTCCCGTCCACAGCGACGCCTCGACGGCCGGGGCGACCAGCTGGACCCTGACCGGGTGGTGGGCGGGCTCCCCGAGCAGCCGCTTGACCTCGTCGAAGACCCTCAGCGCGTGGTCGGTGTAGCGGCGGCCGACGTCCGTGGCGCTCGATGTCAGCCGGACCACGCGCGCGGTGTCCCGCGCCTCGAGGGCCGCGGCGACGTCGGGGAGGTCCACGACAAGCACCAGGCCCTCGGGGGCCGACGCCGGGGCCGGCGCGGGCTCCGCGGTCACCCAGTGGGGTACCGCAAGGAGTTCCCGGGGGGCCGTCGCCGCCGTACGGGTGCGCAGGACGACGCCCTTGAGCCGCAGACACACCCTTCCGTCGTCGTCGCACACGTCGATGTCGACGCGCCGCGAACCGTCGTCCCGGCCGGAGCCGCCCCCGTCCGCGTCGTCCCGCAGCCAGGCCCACGCCCCCGCCGGGCAGGGGCCGAGGATGTCGACCTCGTCCACGGCGTAGGGCAGCAGCAGCGGTTCCCTCCCGGAGTCCACGGACAGCAGGCCCGCGCACGCCTGGAGGGCGGCGTCCACGATCGACGGATGGAGCCCGTAGGCGTCCTGGGTGTCCCGCACGGCCGGTGGCAGCGCGATCCGTGCCAGCACCTGGCCCTCGCCCGTCCACAGACGCTCGACGCCCCGGTGTCCCGGGCCGTAGGTGATACCGCGAGCCTCGGCCGTCGCGTACAGAACATCGGCGTCGGGTCCGGGAACCCGGCACTCCGCACGCAGCCGCGACAGGTCGACGCGGCTGCCGGTTCGCGCGGCCGCGGGCTGCGTCGACACGTGTGCCGTGCCCTCGCCGTGGACCACGTCTTCGGTTCCGGCCGCCGGGTCGCCCGGGACGAGGATCTCGAAGCCGACCTCGCCGGGCTTCCCGGACCGCAGGCGGACCTGGACGGTCAGCCCCACCTCGTGCAGGGTGACCGGCCGTGTCCAGACGACGTTCCGGAGCCTCACGACGTGGTGCGGCTCCTCGCACGAGGCCGCCACGGCGGCGCGCGCCAGCTCCAGGCACGCGGCACCGGACAGGACGGGCCTGCCGCCGACCCTGTGGTCCCGCAGAAAGAACTCCTCGCCGGTGTAGACCGAGGTGAAGCGCTGACCCTGAAGGGTGGAGGTGTTGGCGTGCAGGAGCGGATGGAGACGCGCGGGTTCCGCCGCCCGGTCCTGGCTGGGCGTGGCGGCGTCGGCCAGCCAGTGGCGCTCTCCCTGGAAGGGGTAGGTCGGCATGGACACACGGCGCGGTGAGCGGGCGGACTCGTCGTGGAGCCTCGTCCAGTCGACCGTGAGACCGGTCGCCCAGAGCTTCACGACCTCGTCGTGCGCGCCCTGTGCGAGCGCCGCGTCCAGTGTCCGTGTCCGTTCGGCGTCCGCGTCGGCGGTCCGGGCGGTCGCGGTGCCCTGCCGGCGTTCCATCCGGCCCCGGTACACCTCGGCGACCTGGTCCTCGCCCGCCAGGAACGCCCGTAGCTTGCCTGCGAGTTCACCGGTCGTCGTCGCGACGAGTCCGAGACGCTCCTCGTACGCCTCCCGGCCCGACTGGAGGGTGTGGGCGATGTCCGCGAGCTCGGTCGAGGCTCCCTCGCCCTCGGTCGTCCAGCGCAACAGCTGATCCGCCTGGGCACGCAGGGCCGCGTCCGTCCGCGCGGAGAGGACGACGGCGGCGGGGGCGCTGCGCGGCGGGGGGCCGTCGGCGGAGCGGGGAGCGGGAACGTACTCCTCGACGACGACGTGGGCGTTGGAGCCCCCCGCCCCGAAGGACGAGATGCCGGCGATCCGCGGGGCGGCGGTGCCGTCGGGGCCCGCCGGGCGGTTCCAGGGCATCAGCTCCCGGGCCACGTGGAAGGGACTGCCGTCGAAGTCGATGTGCGGGTTGAGCACCTCGGAGTGGAGGGAGGGCGCGATGTGGCGGTGCTTCATCTGCAGCAGCACCTTCGTCAGCGCCGCGATGCCGGCCGCGCTCTCGGCATGCCCGATGTTGCTCTTGACCGAGCCGATCGCACAGTACTGCGTCCGGTCCGTGTACTCGCGGAAGGCCCTGGTCAGTCCCGAGATCTCGATGGGGTCTCCGAGCGACGTGCCGGTTCCGTGCGCCTCGACGTAACTCACCGCTTCCGCGTCGACTCCGGCCTCGCGGAGCGCGTGTCCGATGACGTCGTACTGCGCGCGGGGGTTGGGGACGGAGTACCCGTTGGTCTTGCCGCCGTGGTTGACCGAGGTGGCGCGGATGACACCGTGGACGATGTCGTCGTCCTCGAGAGCGCGGGCGAGCGGCTTCAGCAGGACCGCGCCGACCCCCTCGCCCGGGACGTAGCCGTCACCCCCCTGCCCGAAGCTCTCGCACCGGCCCTTGCTGGAGGCGTACTTGCCACTGCCGAGCATCAGGAACTTGTTGGGGTGCAGCGAGAGGTTCACGCCGCCCGCGACGGCCATCTCACAGCCTCCGGTCCGCAGGCTCTGGCAGGCCAGGTGCAGCGCGGTGAGCGAGGACGAGCACATGGTGTCGACGGCCAGGCTCGGGCCGTGCAGGTCGAAGACGTACGACACCCGGTTGGCGATGGTCGACGCGCTGCCGGACAGCGTGACGTTGCGGCCGCGTGCCTGCTCCTGGGCACCGTAGAGCTGGTACTCCTCGTACATCACCCCTACGAAGACGCCGACGTTGCCGGGCAGTCCGCGGTCGTCGCAGTGCCGCAGGGTCTCGCGTGTGTACCCGGCGTCCTCGAGCGTCTCGTGCACGCACTCCAGGAACAGCCGCTCCTGTGGGTCCATGAACGCGGCCTCGCGCGGGGAGATGTTGAAGAAGAGCGAGTCGAAGCGGTCGACGCCGTCCAGGAAGCCTCCCCACTTGGCGTACGTCCTGCCGGGCGCGTTCTTGTCCGGGGTGAAGTAGGGGCCGTGGTCCCAGCGGTCGGCGGGGATCTCGCTGACGCTGTCGCGGCCCTCGGCCAGATTCCGCCAGAACTCCCGGACGTTGCGTGCCTGGGGATAGCGGCCGGCCAGCCCGATGACGGCGATCTCGGTGTCCCGGCCCGCCGGCTCCCGGCGGCGCCGCGCGACCGTCCGCCGGGCGTTCCCGGGCCTGGCCGCGGCTGGGGTGACGGTGTCCGCCGGCGCGTCCGACGGCTTGCGGTCCTCCTCGGCCGCGAGCAGTTCGGCCAGGCGCGGCCGGTGGGCGCCGAGGAAGTACCCGGACAGGGCGCTGATGCTCTGGTACTCGTAGAAGAGGGTCTTGGGCAGCGATCCGAAGGCCCTCTCCAGCCGGTTGGTCAGGTTCATCGCCATGATCGAGTCGATGCCGTACTGCTCGAGGGCGTCGTCGGCGTCGATCCGCTCGGCGGGTACGCGCAGCGCGGAGGCGAGGAAGCCGACAAGGTAACGGCTGACGCGCTCCTCCTGCGTGCCCGCGGGGAGGGAGCCGCCGTCCTCCGCGCCCGCGACGGCCGGAACGGCCTCTTCGGCGTGCGGGAGGGAGCCGCCGGTGCGCCCGGTCGTCCCGTGCTCCGCCAACGCCCTGGAGGTGAGCCCCCGGAGGCGGCAGCGCGGCAGGCCGGCCTCGTCGAGGAGGTCGATGTCCAGCTTGCGGATGCCGAGGTCGGGCCGGTCACCGTCGCCGTACCGGGCCCATGCCCACATCCGCGGGGTGCACGGCCCGAGGACGTCGAGTTCG carries:
- a CDS encoding SDR family NAD(P)-dependent oxidoreductase, translated to MDSGLERLLLDLKADRVSREYVKRYLRDRQGRGELPAGAPGAAPPTELLRCHPVWRAGDGPATGRKPGHMVLLAGPPELEPALLQQDATIDVRLLRSGATRLADRYADLAGQVLTALRSPAGDPELPATLVQLVCSVRGEDALVSGLIGMIRSAGLENPAIVPQLVLVDPAAGPEPTARRILESRDRGDDRVVRFRDGVREVLTWHELPMPERTALPWREGGTYVLTGGLGGLGLIFARDLLRSVRNASVLLSGRSALDDDRRHLLEGLCRPHARVEYTRLDVADPDAVEAYLTGVRREHGALHGIIHGAGVLRDGFVAHKSAGELREVLAPKTAGTLNLDAASKDDALDFFALFSSTAAVTGNVGQADYAAANAFLDAFAHHRSALVAQGLRSGRSLSLNWPLWAEGGMRVDAETQNALREQTGMHALRTESGICVFHASLGSDHCQVMAVEGDGPLIRRTLLRQQPATAESAPAPAPVPAAAGETDDEALRDRVLRRLGQMFSAVIGLPSAKIDAHAPLSAYGIDSVVVARLNRKLAGVFPGLPKTLLYEFNSLDALARHLLRTHRQQCLDWTGAEKPRRATAAPRPAPSLTERPAPAATPPAPRPTEDAVAVIGMSGRFPMARNLREFWENLATGRDCVTEIPEDRWPLEGFYHPDRDEAVAAGLSYGKWGGFLDGFDEFDPLFFAISPQEAMSMDPQERLFLQESWNALEDAGYTRRRLADAHRRKVGVFAGVSKTGFDLYGPELWKRNEKLHPLTSFASVANRVSYLLDLTGPSLPVDTLCSSSLSAVHEAMQHLLRDECDLAVAGGVNLYLHPSNYTLMSGKRMLSDDGRCRSFGAGGSGFVPGEGVAVVLLKRLCDAERDNDNIRAVLRGSSVNHGGRTNGYTVPSPVAQAEVVREALARAGVSAGEVSFVEAHGTGTELGDPIEIDGLTQAFAPDAASGQHCAIGSLKSNIGHLEAAAGIAGLIKVVLQMEHGSLAAGLHAREPNPNIDFTRTPFRLQRETTEWARPAVVGGDGGTTEGDRIAGVSSFGAGGSNAHVVVAEYRRADAASAPEPGSAPALIVLSAKDAGRLRERARDLVGWLRSQEPADVAPGAVAHTLQLGREAMDARLALAVGSLAELIRKLDAFVAGEEDVEDLYLGNVKEHREALAALGDDGDMAATVDLWIEKGKFDRLLGLWVKGLSVDWGKLYGARRPRMLPLPGYPFARERYWVGDLAAAPRPADSGRLHPLVHTNTSTLDVQRFASVLTGEEPFLTDHVVNGRKVLPAAAYLEMARAALDASRDGSTVRTVLRNVVWAQPLTVAGTAAHLVTTLYAAEDGPAGEVTFEISGVPVDDPGADAVVHSQGTVRALADDGEQAAVDVAALRAACGAALLDAEECYRVYRTMGLDYGPAHRGVESVAIGDGQALARLRLPSLATADADGYVLHPSLLDAALQSTVGLFGRNGDDTGPAGLHLPFALDELDVLGPCTPRMWAWARYGDGDRPDLGIRKLDIDLLDEAGLPRCRLRGLTSRALAEHGTTGRTGGSLPHAEEAVPAVAGAEDGGSLPAGTQEERVSRYLVGFLASALRVPAERIDADDALEQYGIDSIMAMNLTNRLERAFGSLPKTLFYEYQSISALSGYFLGAHRPRLAELLAAEEDRKPSDAPADTVTPAAARPGNARRTVARRRREPAGRDTEIAVIGLAGRYPQARNVREFWRNLAEGRDSVSEIPADRWDHGPYFTPDKNAPGRTYAKWGGFLDGVDRFDSLFFNISPREAAFMDPQERLFLECVHETLEDAGYTRETLRHCDDRGLPGNVGVFVGVMYEEYQLYGAQEQARGRNVTLSGSASTIANRVSYVFDLHGPSLAVDTMCSSSLTALHLACQSLRTGGCEMAVAGGVNLSLHPNKFLMLGSGKYASSKGRCESFGQGGDGYVPGEGVGAVLLKPLARALEDDDIVHGVIRATSVNHGGKTNGYSVPNPRAQYDVIGHALREAGVDAEAVSYVEAHGTGTSLGDPIEISGLTRAFREYTDRTQYCAIGSVKSNIGHAESAAGIAALTKVLLQMKHRHIAPSLHSEVLNPHIDFDGSPFHVARELMPWNRPAGPDGTAAPRIAGISSFGAGGSNAHVVVEEYVPAPRSADGPPPRSAPAAVVLSARTDAALRAQADQLLRWTTEGEGASTELADIAHTLQSGREAYEERLGLVATTTGELAGKLRAFLAGEDQVAEVYRGRMERRQGTATARTADADAERTRTLDAALAQGAHDEVVKLWATGLTVDWTRLHDESARSPRRVSMPTYPFQGERHWLADAATPSQDRAAEPARLHPLLHANTSTLQGQRFTSVYTGEEFFLRDHRVGGRPVLSGAACLELARAAVAASCEEPHHVVRLRNVVWTRPVTLHEVGLTVQVRLRSGKPGEVGFEILVPGDPAAGTEDVVHGEGTAHVSTQPAAARTGSRVDLSRLRAECRVPGPDADVLYATAEARGITYGPGHRGVERLWTGEGQVLARIALPPAVRDTQDAYGLHPSIVDAALQACAGLLSVDSGREPLLLPYAVDEVDILGPCPAGAWAWLRDDADGGGSGRDDGSRRVDIDVCDDDGRVCLRLKGVVLRTRTAATAPRELLAVPHWVTAEPAPAPASAPEGLVLVVDLPDVAAALEARDTARVVRLTSSATDVGRRYTDHALRVFDEVKRLLGEPAHHPVRVQLVAPAVEASLWTGLAAVLRSAGLENPRLLGQTVLVDPRDAPERAASRVTAERAALADFGVRYLDGLRQVLKWREEDVDRRTAVTPWKDGGVYLITGGAGGLGTVCARDIAERTSGARIVLAGRAPHDARREALLERLREHGAEAVYAQADMAVRDDVVRLVRETRERYGRIDGILHAAGLTCDAFVVRKDADEFARVLAPKVAGLVHLDEATQDADLDFLVAFSSVAGALGNVGQADYAAANAFMDAFAAHRNTLMARGERRGRTLSVAWPLWADGGMGVDAATERSLRDRFGLVPLRDEEGLRALYLALESQSDQVMVVSGDRRRIARTLLAGLLVDGPAPRPAPSPDAAAQDPDGNGAPPLAEGLDETTAQQAVAYFKRLLASVIDLPADRIDAEAPLEDYGVDSVMTMEMTRTLEEVFGPLPKTLFFEHRTITALTRHLLETRPREVVQLLPPGGGARRIPAVAPGASERPVPWTERTRHVSAAAPAGRGAGPAPVTATGDTAIIGLAGRYPQARDVREFWQNLAAGKDCVTEIPGDRWDHGRFFDPRKGTPGRSYTKWGGFLDGAYDFDPQFFNISPREAEIMDPQERLFLQCVHETLEDAGYVRNTGKDRTGNLLDGRVGVFVGVMYQEYQLHGALAQDTGTAPVVSGSSASVANRVSHVFDFHGPSMSVDTMCSSSLMAVHLACRSLESGDCDTAVAGGVNLSLHPNKYLLLSQGRLASSDGRCASFGAGGDGYAPGEGVGAILLKPLARAVADGDRIYGVIKGTAANHRGRTSGYSVPEPVGQAEVIGEALRRAGVDARDVSYVDANSVGTSLGDPIEIAGLCKAFGPYTDDRGFCAIGSVKSSIGHAESAAGIAGITKVLLQLRHGLLAPSLHASTLNPHIDFEQTPFVVQRELADWPAPVADDGTRGVLPRVAGVSAFGAGGSNVHVVMAEYLPDSPPRPAPAGGDPRAVIPLSARTTEQLRARAEQLVEWLGRPEHADLALADIAHTLQVGREAREERLGVVAHSVSDLVHRLGRFLADDFAGGEIVRGSVNDAARTLTLFAPDSDLDVMIAAWAEKGKYDKLLELWVSGVPVNWRSLHGTVAPRRVALPTYPFAAERYSAFDGLPAAGRTGPGGPAPLHPLAQVNTSDFTEQRFTSHLTGDEPFLGGRAAQPVPGAAFLEMAVAASCLSSRAVVDPSAPVVLRDIVFAQPLDPGDGHREVHIGLRPQDDGDIRFRITSTPPGGDGGPDAVEHGAGVLYFAEGAEETVLDLPALRRNCGTPEPATRDDGRHRAVRTVWTGHGQALVRLVLPDPARDTEDGLVLHPGLLDAAVRACSDALSGPGRQRTSDGGDPPVVRSIEEVLVLDACTPSMWAWVRPCAQRAGHAPVPGFDLDLADEQGRVRVRIGGLSIDGSGTAGVDGGTPAAGVTEAPAGQPLLLSERWQVRPAPGRPHGLPAARPTVLLAGLPGLEPLLRGDAADVLLLTSEEKTPEARYTAYAVQVLGHLRSLAREATGRHHVQLVVPGTPDATLLSGLAAVLRTAGLENPAVTGQVVVLDRTDTPERAALRVRENLGCPEETLVRYVEGRREVPVWAEYRAPGGPDTPPWKENGVYLVTGGAGALAHAVAREIAAQTGNATVILAGRSPLDPDSLEVSRKPAAVGTVRHERADISSPSETDALIARILERHGAIDGVIHAAGAADGALIADTSDRGFRDGLAATAAGVVNLDAATRSLPLDFFVTFSSPCGEDGGVGRVDGAAAHAFLNAYTRYRRDLVAQGERFGHSQSVLWPLGDEGPTDPAETGDLHRILSSGHSRVRVPAPPADRPRGKTPGPTQRKLPAFSTDGTDS